The following proteins come from a genomic window of Hymenobacter canadensis:
- a CDS encoding Dps family protein, which translates to MAKAPAKKPAAAAPATSKASSASKADASTAPSVQPILNQQFNAPAPLQKYGTVSQRLPIGLDEKTRQQSVTNLNQLLADTITLRDLYKKHHWQVVGPTFYQLHLLYDKHYEEQSTLVDTIAERIQILGGVAVAMAHDVAELTSVPRPPRDREEAPIQVGRLLEAHQIILKNCHKFAKEADDAGDDGTNDLAVSDVMRLNELQVWFVSEHVVDTPLARAE; encoded by the coding sequence ATGGCCAAAGCTCCCGCCAAGAAACCTGCCGCCGCTGCGCCAGCTACTTCCAAGGCTTCGTCTGCCTCCAAAGCCGACGCCTCGACTGCTCCCAGCGTGCAGCCTATTCTCAATCAGCAATTCAACGCGCCGGCCCCGCTGCAGAAGTATGGCACGGTGTCGCAGCGCCTGCCCATCGGCCTCGACGAGAAAACCCGTCAGCAGAGCGTAACCAACCTCAATCAGCTGCTGGCCGACACCATCACGCTGCGCGACCTCTACAAAAAGCACCATTGGCAGGTAGTAGGGCCTACTTTCTACCAGTTGCACCTGCTCTACGACAAGCACTACGAGGAGCAAAGCACGCTGGTCGACACCATTGCCGAGCGTATCCAGATTCTGGGTGGCGTGGCCGTGGCTATGGCCCACGATGTAGCCGAGCTGACCAGCGTCCCGCGCCCACCCCGCGACCGGGAAGAGGCCCCCATCCAGGTGGGCCGTCTGCTGGAGGCGCACCAGATCATTCTCAAGAACTGCCACAAGTTTGCCAAAGAGGCTGATGATGCCGGCGACGATGGCACCAACGACCTCGCTGTGAGCGACGTAATGCGCCTCAACGAGCTGCAGGTGTGGTTCGTGTCGGAGCACGTGGTAGACACGCCGCTGGCCCGCGCCGAATAA
- a CDS encoding VIT1/CCC1 transporter family protein, with translation MQHAHTHPHPEDHLTSSAMLQDIVIGLSDGLTVPFALAAGLSGAVQSSELVITAGLAEIVAGSIAMGLGGYLAGRTEVEHYTAELAREHQEVQQVPHVERAEVDELLAEMGLSAETRALAVQELTADPEQWVRFMMKYELGLEQPDPRQAPKSAVTISLAYALGGLIPLSAYFLTNTPTDGLIWSAVITLVCLLLFGYLKSRLTGQPPVTGALRMAGIGALAAGAAFFVARLISS, from the coding sequence ATGCAGCACGCCCACACGCACCCCCACCCGGAGGACCATCTGACCAGTTCGGCGATGTTGCAGGACATTGTCATCGGGCTTTCTGATGGCCTGACGGTACCCTTTGCGCTGGCGGCCGGCCTGAGCGGGGCAGTGCAGTCGTCGGAGCTGGTGATTACGGCGGGACTGGCGGAAATTGTGGCGGGCTCCATTGCCATGGGTTTAGGCGGCTATCTGGCGGGCCGAACCGAAGTAGAGCATTATACCGCCGAGCTGGCGCGCGAGCACCAAGAGGTGCAGCAGGTACCGCACGTAGAGCGGGCCGAAGTGGATGAGCTGCTGGCCGAAATGGGCCTCTCGGCCGAAACCCGCGCTCTGGCCGTGCAGGAACTCACCGCCGACCCCGAGCAATGGGTGCGCTTCATGATGAAATACGAGCTGGGTCTGGAGCAGCCCGACCCGCGCCAGGCCCCCAAAAGTGCCGTCACCATCAGTCTGGCTTATGCGCTGGGCGGCTTGATTCCGCTGAGCGCCTACTTCCTGACCAACACCCCAACCGACGGCCTGATCTGGTCGGCGGTGATAACGCTGGTGTGTCTGCTGCTTTTCGGCTACCTCAAGAGCCGCCTGACCGGCCAGCCGCCCGTTACCGGTGCCCTGCGCATGGCCGGTATCGGGGCGCTGGCGGCCGGCGCGGCGTTTTTTGTCGCCCGCCTGATCAGCTCGTAG
- a CDS encoding MOSC domain-containing protein produces the protein MPFPFFGDDKSTIARLLSTLPQTGRLEWIGLRPARREPLLSVPEATVETDRHLAGDHARPKAGGKRQITLVQQEHLAAVGGYLGLEAPVEPGRLRRNLVVSGLNLLALKNRQILIGDTVVLEITGECHPCSRMEEELGPGGYNAMRGHGGITARIVHGGVIRVGDAVRVAPAVAAAAE, from the coding sequence ATGCCTTTCCCCTTCTTCGGCGACGACAAGTCCACCATTGCCCGGCTACTTTCCACCCTGCCCCAGACCGGCCGCCTGGAGTGGATAGGCCTGCGCCCGGCCCGCCGCGAGCCACTGCTCTCCGTGCCCGAAGCTACCGTAGAAACCGACCGGCATCTGGCCGGCGACCACGCCCGGCCCAAAGCCGGCGGCAAGCGCCAGATTACGCTGGTGCAGCAGGAGCATCTGGCGGCCGTGGGCGGATACCTGGGCCTGGAGGCGCCAGTGGAACCCGGCCGCCTGCGCCGCAATCTGGTGGTGAGTGGGTTGAATCTACTGGCACTTAAGAACCGGCAAATACTCATCGGGGACACGGTGGTGCTGGAGATTACGGGCGAGTGCCACCCCTGCTCCCGCATGGAGGAAGAGCTGGGCCCCGGCGGCTACAACGCCATGCGCGGCCACGGCGGCATCACAGCGCGCATTGTGCACGGTGGCGTCATCCGGGTTGGTGATGCGGTGCGGGTGGCACCGGCAGTGGCTGCAGCAGCGGAGTAG
- a CDS encoding OsmC family peroxiredoxin: MHTIQRFAAAQWHGRGTDGDGQISTGSTVLQEARYGYRSRFAEGEAGTNPEELLAAAHAGCFAMKLAFNLQSAGFTAEYIYAQCEMAMREGCIVGSHLTVDATVPGLSAEQFELLVDDASQNCPVSKVLQAIITYKAILA, encoded by the coding sequence ATGCATACTATTCAACGATTCGCGGCGGCCCAATGGCACGGCCGGGGCACCGACGGCGACGGCCAGATCAGTACCGGCAGCACCGTGCTACAGGAAGCCCGCTATGGTTACCGCTCACGCTTTGCGGAAGGAGAAGCGGGTACCAACCCCGAGGAACTGCTGGCCGCGGCCCACGCCGGCTGCTTCGCTATGAAGCTGGCTTTCAACCTGCAATCGGCGGGCTTCACGGCCGAGTACATCTATGCGCAGTGCGAAATGGCGATGCGCGAAGGCTGCATTGTCGGCTCGCACCTGACTGTTGATGCAACCGTGCCCGGGCTGTCAGCCGAGCAGTTTGAGCTTTTGGTAGACGACGCCAGCCAGAATTGTCCTGTGTCGAAAGTGCTGCAGGCCATCATCACCTACAAAGCCATACTGGCCTAG